The Thiomonas sp. FB-Cd genome includes a window with the following:
- a CDS encoding benzoate/H(+) symporter BenE family transporter has protein sequence MVGNRIASWFSPAHVSAGFIAVLVGYTSSAAIVFEAARAAGASPAEMASWLWALGIGMGLTCIGLSLYFRSPVLTAWSTPGAALLATGLAGVPMAEAIGAFVFASALIALCGVTGWFDQIMRRIPKALASAMLAGVLLQFGLDVFAALPDQRLLVSLMLGLFLLARRHLPRYAVPLTFLLGLLVAAAQGMIRVGSIRVAFTHPIWTSPAFSLPVVLGVGLPLFIVTMASQNVPGMAVLRTNGYATPSSPLISWTGLTGVLLAPFGGFSFNLAAITAAICMSKDADPDPARRYRAAVWAGVFYLVTGIMGATIASVFAAFPRALVVAIAGLALLGTIGNSLLNALGTEDEREPALVTFLVTASGLTMFGIGSAFWGLALGIAASWIFERR, from the coding sequence ATGGTGGGCAATCGCATCGCGAGCTGGTTCTCGCCCGCGCACGTATCGGCCGGCTTTATTGCCGTGCTGGTCGGGTACACGAGTTCAGCGGCCATTGTTTTTGAGGCGGCGCGCGCCGCGGGCGCTTCGCCGGCCGAGATGGCGTCCTGGCTGTGGGCCCTTGGAATCGGCATGGGGCTGACATGCATCGGACTGTCTCTTTATTTTCGAAGCCCGGTGCTGACCGCCTGGTCAACACCAGGTGCGGCCTTGCTGGCCACTGGATTAGCGGGAGTTCCCATGGCCGAGGCAATCGGCGCCTTTGTTTTCGCATCGGCGCTGATCGCACTTTGCGGCGTGACAGGCTGGTTTGACCAGATCATGCGACGCATTCCCAAGGCGTTGGCTTCAGCGATGCTCGCCGGCGTGCTTTTGCAGTTCGGCTTGGATGTTTTTGCCGCCTTACCCGACCAGCGCCTGCTCGTCAGCCTCATGCTGGGGCTCTTTCTCCTCGCCCGACGTCATCTGCCGCGTTATGCCGTGCCCCTGACCTTCCTGCTCGGGCTCCTTGTTGCCGCGGCGCAGGGCATGATCAGGGTGGGCAGCATCAGGGTCGCATTCACGCACCCCATATGGACCTCACCGGCGTTTTCCCTACCCGTTGTGCTGGGGGTGGGGTTGCCGCTGTTCATCGTCACGATGGCCTCGCAAAATGTTCCCGGCATGGCGGTCCTTCGCACCAACGGCTACGCCACGCCATCATCACCCTTGATCAGCTGGACCGGTCTTACCGGCGTGCTGCTCGCACCGTTTGGCGGATTTTCGTTCAATCTCGCGGCAATTACCGCAGCGATCTGCATGAGCAAGGATGCGGACCCCGACCCGGCGCGGCGCTATCGCGCGGCCGTCTGGGCCGGCGTGTTTTATCTGGTGACAGGCATCATGGGCGCGACGATTGCCAGCGTTTTCGCCGCGTTTCCGCGCGCTCTGGTGGTCGCCATCGCTGGACTGGCTCTGCTGGGCACCATCGGCAACAGTTTGCTCAATGCGCTCGGCACAGAAGACGAACGCGAGCCTGCACTCGTCACCTTTCTCGTCACCGCGTCCGGCCTCACCATGTTCGGCATCGGAAGTGCCTTCTGGGGCCTCGCGCTGGGCATTGCGGCGTCCTGGATCTTCGAGCGCCGGTAG
- a CDS encoding helix-turn-helix domain-containing protein: MTAEPAVDDPPGPHEIGRTVATRLRELRKQRGWSLDRAALQTGVSKAMLGQIERGESSPTVATLWKIAGGFACSLTSFLVDAAEPWADSHVRNAAAARAKPASDDMLVAPIFAYDPRFAFELLELTLLPGYVRHSEPHTAGVTEHVIVLQGRMDVMFAGQWTSLAPGDAVRFAADRPHGYRNLGDSAAVCLNLIHYAVTAPHPSHGGPSAPAQP; this comes from the coding sequence ATGACCGCAGAGCCCGCAGTGGATGACCCGCCTGGTCCGCACGAGATCGGTCGGACCGTGGCCACGCGGTTGCGTGAATTGCGCAAGCAGCGCGGCTGGAGTCTTGACCGTGCCGCGCTCCAGACCGGAGTGAGCAAGGCCATGCTCGGGCAGATTGAACGCGGGGAGTCGAGCCCAACGGTCGCGACGTTGTGGAAGATTGCGGGGGGATTTGCCTGCTCCCTGACGAGCTTTCTTGTTGACGCGGCCGAGCCCTGGGCTGACAGTCATGTGCGCAATGCCGCCGCTGCGCGCGCGAAGCCGGCCAGCGACGACATGCTCGTGGCCCCGATCTTTGCCTACGACCCGCGGTTTGCATTCGAATTGCTCGAGCTCACGTTGTTGCCCGGGTACGTCCGCCACTCCGAACCGCATACGGCTGGCGTGACGGAGCACGTGATCGTTCTGCAGGGACGCATGGATGTGATGTTTGCCGGGCAATGGACATCGCTTGCGCCCGGCGACGCCGTCCGGTTTGCCGCTGACAGGCCCCATGGCTATCGCAATCTCGGCGACTCAGCCGCTGTTTGCCTCAATCTCATCCATTACGCCGTCACCGCACCGCACCCAAGCCACGGAGGACCATCGGCGCCTGCACAACCATGA
- the priA gene encoding primosomal protein N' yields the protein MVVLHIAVDAPLWDVLDYTHTEALVPGTLVRVPLGRQTVGGVVLDAAGPARAASATLRAVTEVVDALPPLGADWLALLRFAASYYQRPLGELMGAALPGWLRSRSAAAVAARVAAQRARRERAAFRLTPAGQLGLRAAIVPRHAALARLTSALGLAPLEEGASAAETRATPPLALAAARRLHPKAAALLRDWTAQGWVEPVPAPAARMPDDPGLPAEARPPHVLQAAQQAAVSAVCEAQGFAPFLLFGVTGSGKTEVYLRIVAHALAKDPRTQVLVLTPEINLTPPLATRLAERFPQESIALLHSGLAEAERFDHWRAAHSGEARIVLGTRLAALASLPRLALIIVDEEHDPSYKQQEGARYSARDLAVWRARQRGVPVVLGSATPALESWHAAQRGRYRLLELPERAAGRLPEVRLLHARQDPLLRTGGLVGAALQEAILQRLARGEQCLLFINRRGYAPVLRCPDCGWLSDCPHCDAHLVFHRTDRTLRCHHCGHRTPVPRACPDCGSLDLQPLGRGTQRVEEALVALFPQARIARIDADSVRRRGAAQSGFAKVHSGEVDILVGTQMITKGHDFQRVTLVAALNPDAGLFTHDVRGPERLFAQIMQAAGRAGRASGEPGANTVPTAGTADTDGSAAAPVHAAEMLVQTAYPEHMVYQTLRAHDYRSFAAQELVERRRAGMPPFSYQALLRAEHKRPETLEAFLLLATDLAAAPAQAAGLMVYPPVPASLARVAGVHRQHILVEGASRAALQGFLTQWRASLLESKARVRWAIDVDPTEF from the coding sequence GTGGTTGTGCTTCACATCGCGGTGGATGCACCGCTTTGGGACGTCCTGGATTACACGCACACCGAAGCCTTGGTACCCGGCACGCTGGTGCGCGTGCCGCTCGGGCGCCAGACGGTGGGAGGGGTTGTGCTGGATGCAGCCGGGCCAGCGCGCGCGGCGTCGGCAACGTTGCGCGCGGTGACCGAGGTTGTGGACGCGTTGCCGCCGCTCGGTGCGGACTGGCTGGCCCTCCTGCGCTTTGCCGCGAGCTATTACCAGCGGCCACTGGGCGAGCTGATGGGGGCGGCCTTGCCCGGCTGGCTTCGCAGCCGCAGTGCGGCCGCTGTGGCGGCGCGCGTGGCGGCACAGCGCGCACGCCGGGAGCGCGCAGCCTTTCGGCTGACCCCGGCCGGGCAGCTGGGGCTGCGCGCCGCGATCGTCCCCCGCCATGCCGCCCTTGCGCGCTTGACCTCCGCGCTCGGGCTTGCACCATTGGAGGAGGGCGCGAGCGCCGCCGAGACACGCGCCACACCGCCTCTGGCGCTCGCCGCTGCGCGCCGGCTTCATCCGAAGGCTGCGGCGCTCTTGCGCGACTGGACTGCCCAGGGCTGGGTGGAGCCTGTGCCGGCGCCGGCGGCGCGCATGCCGGATGACCCCGGGTTACCCGCGGAGGCCAGGCCGCCTCACGTCCTGCAGGCGGCGCAGCAGGCCGCCGTGAGCGCGGTGTGCGAGGCCCAGGGCTTCGCACCTTTCCTGCTTTTCGGAGTCACCGGCAGCGGAAAGACCGAGGTCTATCTGCGCATCGTGGCGCATGCGCTGGCGAAGGATCCACGCACGCAGGTTTTGGTGCTCACCCCCGAAATCAACCTGACGCCACCGCTGGCAACGCGCCTGGCCGAGCGGTTTCCGCAGGAGTCGATCGCCTTGTTGCACAGTGGTCTTGCAGAGGCCGAGCGCTTCGACCATTGGCGCGCGGCGCACAGCGGCGAGGCGCGCATCGTGCTGGGCACCCGTCTGGCGGCGCTGGCCAGTCTGCCACGCCTGGCCCTGATCATTGTGGACGAGGAGCACGATCCCTCGTACAAGCAGCAGGAAGGCGCGCGTTATTCCGCACGCGACTTGGCGGTTTGGCGTGCCCGCCAGCGCGGCGTGCCCGTGGTGCTGGGCTCGGCCACACCCGCGCTTGAGAGCTGGCACGCGGCCCAACGGGGGCGGTACCGCTTGTTGGAGCTGCCTGAGCGTGCCGCGGGCCGCTTGCCCGAAGTGCGCCTGCTGCACGCGAGGCAAGACCCGCTGCTGCGCACTGGCGGACTGGTTGGCGCCGCACTGCAGGAGGCCATCCTGCAGCGTCTGGCGCGCGGCGAGCAATGCCTGCTTTTCATCAATCGGCGCGGCTACGCGCCAGTGCTGCGCTGTCCGGATTGCGGCTGGCTATCGGATTGCCCGCATTGCGACGCGCACCTTGTCTTCCATCGCACCGACCGAACACTGCGCTGCCACCACTGCGGTCATCGCACCCCGGTTCCACGTGCCTGTCCGGATTGCGGAAGTCTTGACCTTCAGCCCCTGGGGCGCGGGACCCAGCGCGTGGAAGAGGCGCTGGTGGCGCTGTTCCCCCAGGCGCGCATTGCGCGCATTGACGCCGACAGCGTGCGGCGCAGAGGCGCTGCGCAAAGCGGATTCGCCAAGGTCCATTCGGGTGAGGTCGACATCCTCGTGGGTACCCAGATGATTACCAAGGGGCATGACTTTCAGCGCGTCACCCTCGTGGCCGCACTCAACCCCGACGCCGGTCTGTTCACCCACGACGTGCGCGGTCCAGAGCGCCTGTTCGCCCAAATCATGCAGGCAGCCGGACGAGCCGGGCGCGCCAGTGGCGAGCCGGGTGCAAACACGGTGCCCACCGCCGGTACTGCTGACACCGACGGTTCCGCTGCGGCGCCCGTCCACGCCGCGGAGATGCTGGTGCAAACCGCATACCCCGAGCATATGGTGTACCAGACGCTGCGGGCTCACGACTACCGCAGTTTTGCTGCGCAGGAGCTGGTCGAGCGCCGGCGGGCGGGGATGCCGCCTTTTTCGTACCAGGCGCTGCTGCGCGCCGAGCACAAACGGCCCGAGACTCTCGAGGCCTTCCTGCTTCTGGCCACCGACTTGGCGGCTGCGCCGGCACAGGCGGCGGGCCTGATGGTCTACCCGCCGGTGCCTGCAAGCCTGGCCCGCGTGGCCGGGGTCCACCGGCAGCACATCCTGGTGGAAGGCGCGAGCCGCGCAGCGTTGCAGGGTTTTCTCACGCAGTGGCGCGCATCCCTGCTGGAAAGCAAGGCGCGCGTTCGCTGGGCCATCGACGTGGACCCGACCGAATTTTGA
- the hemE gene encoding uroporphyrinogen decarboxylase, with protein sequence MTALSNDTFLRALLRQPTDYTPVWLMRQAGRYLPEYNATRARAGSFLALAQNPDFATEVTLQPVDRFPLDAAILFSDILTVPDAMGLGLQFAAGEGPRFERPLRTEADVLALRPPDLDQLRYVFDAVAQIRRALQQGDTQRVPLIGFSGSPWTLACYMVEGHGSDDWRLTKTLLYSRPDLMHRILAVNADAVAAYLNAQIDAGAQAAMIFDSWGGALADGAFQEFSLGYSQRVISQLKREHEGRRVPVILFAKGGGPWLEAMSHSGADALGVDWTVNLGAARAQVGHRVALQGNLDPAILFAPPDRIAAQARTVLESFGPVTANAAVGHVFNLGHGISQFTPPEHVAALVEAVHGHSRTLRV encoded by the coding sequence ATGACCGCCCTCTCGAACGACACTTTTCTTCGCGCCCTTCTGCGTCAGCCGACTGACTACACGCCAGTGTGGCTGATGCGCCAGGCCGGGCGCTACCTGCCCGAGTACAACGCCACACGCGCGCGCGCCGGCAGCTTTCTGGCCCTGGCCCAGAATCCGGATTTCGCAACCGAGGTCACGCTGCAGCCGGTGGATCGCTTCCCTCTGGACGCGGCGATCTTGTTTTCCGACATCCTCACCGTGCCAGATGCGATGGGCCTTGGCCTGCAGTTCGCGGCAGGCGAAGGGCCACGCTTCGAGCGCCCGCTGCGCACCGAGGCGGACGTTCTGGCGTTGCGCCCGCCAGATCTTGACCAGCTTCGCTATGTCTTCGACGCGGTGGCACAAATCCGCCGGGCGCTGCAGCAGGGCGACACCCAGCGTGTGCCGCTCATTGGCTTTTCCGGAAGCCCGTGGACATTGGCGTGTTACATGGTGGAGGGACACGGCAGCGATGACTGGCGCCTCACCAAGACGCTTTTGTATTCACGCCCTGATTTGATGCACCGCATCCTGGCCGTGAACGCCGACGCCGTTGCCGCGTACCTCAACGCGCAGATCGATGCCGGCGCGCAGGCGGCCATGATCTTCGACTCCTGGGGCGGTGCCCTGGCGGACGGCGCCTTTCAGGAGTTTTCGCTGGGTTACAGCCAGCGCGTCATTTCCCAGCTCAAGCGGGAGCATGAGGGCAGGCGGGTGCCGGTCATTTTGTTTGCCAAGGGTGGCGGTCCGTGGCTCGAAGCCATGAGCCATAGCGGCGCCGACGCCTTGGGCGTGGACTGGACGGTCAATCTCGGTGCCGCGCGGGCGCAGGTTGGCCACCGTGTGGCACTTCAGGGCAATCTCGATCCCGCCATACTGTTCGCGCCACCGGACCGCATCGCGGCGCAGGCGCGCACGGTTCTTGAGAGTTTTGGTCCCGTGACGGCGAACGCGGCTGTGGGGCATGTCTTCAATCTCGGGCACGGCATCTCGCAATTCACGCCGCCCGAGCATGTGGCCGCGCTGGTCGAGGCCGTGCACGGGCATAGTCGAACACTGCGCGTCTAG
- a CDS encoding metal ABC transporter solute-binding protein, Zn/Mn family encodes MRSNPLAALGLWLFSAIFACAQAAPVPVVAAESTYGTIAQAIGGPHVRVNSIIQNPNVDPHQFEASPQTALAVAQAALVIMNGLGYDDWMRRMLAANPKPGRVVMIAAQLGAAIVMPNKNPHVFYDPRVGLLVAQRLARQLEALDPAHADDFRRNLQVFAQSLQPVDAAIAQLRAQHPHLAVTATEPLFDYMLGLLDWKSLGETFQLNVMNGTEPTPGVVVRYEDNLRHRRVALLIYNRQVSDPLTQRMRDIARASGIPTVGLDEFAPPGTGYAQWLLASLRNVQLALHKEAQ; translated from the coding sequence ATGCGTTCAAACCCGTTGGCTGCGCTCGGCCTATGGCTGTTTTCAGCGATATTCGCCTGCGCCCAGGCGGCGCCGGTCCCGGTCGTGGCCGCGGAAAGCACATACGGCACCATCGCCCAAGCCATTGGCGGGCCCCATGTGCGGGTCAACAGCATCATCCAAAACCCGAACGTGGATCCCCACCAATTCGAGGCCTCACCGCAGACAGCCCTCGCGGTGGCACAGGCTGCGTTGGTGATCATGAACGGTCTGGGCTATGACGACTGGATGCGCAGGATGCTGGCTGCCAACCCCAAGCCTGGCCGGGTTGTGATGATTGCAGCGCAGCTGGGGGCAGCCATCGTGATGCCCAACAAGAATCCGCACGTGTTCTACGACCCGCGCGTCGGCCTGTTGGTGGCCCAGCGATTGGCACGCCAGCTGGAGGCCCTCGACCCGGCACATGCGGACGATTTCCGGCGCAATTTGCAGGTCTTCGCACAGAGTCTGCAGCCGGTCGACGCCGCGATTGCCCAGCTTCGTGCGCAGCACCCGCATCTTGCCGTGACGGCCACGGAGCCGCTTTTCGATTACATGCTGGGCCTGCTGGACTGGAAAAGCCTTGGCGAGACTTTCCAGTTGAACGTGATGAATGGCACCGAGCCAACACCAGGGGTGGTTGTGCGCTATGAGGACAATCTTCGCCACCGCCGTGTGGCGCTCTTGATCTATAACCGGCAAGTGAGCGATCCGCTGACTCAACGCATGCGCGATATCGCGCGCGCGAGCGGCATTCCCACCGTAGGACTCGATGAATTCGCGCCACCCGGTACGGGTTACGCGCAATGGTTGCTGGCCAGCTTGCGCAACGTGCAGCTGGCGCTGCACAAGGAGGCGCAATGA
- a CDS encoding metal ABC transporter ATP-binding protein, translated as MSAVQRGATLGGRDPGAAAATPSAWAVRANALTCRRAARAVIETLDLRIAPGQLVGVFGSNGSGKTTLLQTLAGILPVGGGELALLGEEPAQARTRVGYVAQSVPEGAYGRVAVASFVGAAWQGERWGLGLVGASRRSQALQRALRSVDALHLAARPMAGLSGGERQRVCIAQALVNPVRLLLLDEPLSNLDPRAQQSVLLLVNRLCRDEGLTVLLTAHDINPLLPVMDQVLYLAGKRGRMGTVDEVVNAESLSALYGLPMSVARHDGYMFIHPTHGFMPEVSPHCGHAHTHTDLTSGSPP; from the coding sequence ATGAGCGCTGTGCAGCGCGGCGCGACCCTTGGCGGCCGCGATCCCGGTGCTGCGGCCGCGACGCCATCAGCCTGGGCCGTCCGTGCCAATGCCCTGACGTGCAGGCGCGCGGCACGCGCGGTAATCGAAACGCTGGATCTGCGCATCGCCCCTGGCCAGTTGGTCGGCGTATTCGGGAGTAACGGATCGGGCAAGACCACACTGCTGCAAACCCTGGCCGGCATTTTGCCTGTCGGTGGGGGCGAGCTCGCATTGCTCGGAGAAGAGCCCGCGCAGGCACGCACGCGCGTTGGTTACGTTGCCCAGAGCGTCCCCGAAGGCGCATACGGTCGCGTGGCTGTGGCCAGCTTCGTCGGCGCCGCCTGGCAGGGTGAGCGCTGGGGCCTGGGCCTGGTTGGGGCGAGCAGGCGAAGCCAAGCCCTGCAGCGGGCGCTGCGCAGCGTGGATGCGCTGCACCTGGCCGCTCGGCCAATGGCAGGGCTTTCGGGCGGCGAGCGCCAGCGCGTGTGCATCGCGCAGGCGCTGGTCAATCCGGTGCGTCTTCTTCTTCTGGACGAGCCGCTGTCGAACCTCGACCCGCGCGCCCAACAAAGCGTTCTGCTGCTGGTGAACAGACTGTGCCGTGACGAAGGCCTGACGGTGTTACTGACCGCGCATGACATCAATCCCTTGCTGCCCGTGATGGATCAAGTGCTCTATCTTGCTGGCAAACGCGGTCGCATGGGCACGGTCGACGAAGTGGTCAACGCCGAGTCGCTCAGTGCGCTGTATGGCCTGCCCATGTCCGTGGCGCGGCATGACGGCTACATGTTCATTCACCCGACACATGGT